The genomic DNA CGCAGCACCAACGCCCAGGGTGAATTCTACCTCACGGACCTGGTGGAAATGGCCGCCGCCCAGGGCCCGGTGCCCTCCATCGACGCGGACTTCAACGAGACGGCCGGGGTGAACGACCGCGTGGAGCTGTCCGCCCGCGCCAGGGACTTGCAGACGCGCATCAACATCCACCACATGCGCAATGGCGTCTCCCTGGCCGACCCCGCCACCACCTACATCGAGGAGGGCGTCACCATTGGCCCGGACACCGAGGTGGGGCCGAGCGTGAGCCTGACGGGCGCGACCGTTGTGGGGCGCAACGTGACCATCGCCCAGGGCTGCGTGCTGCACGCTTCCTCGGTCGCTGACGGAACGACCCTCAAGCCCTACACCGTGCTGGAGGAGGCCAAGGTCGGCGAGCGGTGTATCCTGGGGCCCTTCTCGCGGCTGCGTCCGGGCACGGACCTCGCCGAGGAGGTGCATCTGGGCAACTTCGTGGAGACCAAGAAGGCGCGCATCGGCAAGGGCTCCAAGGCCAACCATCTGGCCTACCTGGGCGACGCGAAGATTGGCTCCGGGGTGAACGTGGGCGCTGGCACCATCACCTGCAACTACGACGGAGTGAACAAACACCTCACCGAGCTGGGGGACAAAGTGTTCATTGGCTCGGACACCCAGTTGGTGGCCCCGGTGAAGGTGGGCGACGGTGCCTATGTCGGTGCGGGCACCACGGTGACGAAAGATGTGCCCTCGGGGAGCCTTGCCGTGTCTCGGACGCCGCAGGTCAACCTGGAGGGGTGGGTGGAGCGGAAACAGGCCCGGATGGCCAAGTCCGCGGAAGCAGGCCCGGTCAAGTCGGACAAGGTGTCGGCGGGGTAGTGGCGTAGGTCTTGCTTGTCATCAGGGTGACGGGTGTCGCCCAGTGCAGTGAACCATTCCCCGCGCCCAGGCGCGGGGGCCTTGGGCGTGAGAGAGGTAGGACTACATGTGCGGGATCGTCGGTTACGTGGGTGACAAGCAGTCGGCTCCGATTCTGGTCTCCGGGCTCAAGAAGCTCGAGTACCGGGGCTACGACTCGGCGGGCGTGGCGGTGATCAACCGCAATGTGCTCAACGTGGTGCGCGCCACGGGCAAGCTCAAGAACCTGGAGAGCCGGGTGCAGACGGACTCGCCCCAGGGCACCGTGGGCATCGGCCACACCCGCTGGGCCACGCACGGCCGCCCCTCGGACGAGAACGCCCACCCGCACACCTACGGCGGGGTCGCCGTGGTGCACAACGGCATCATCGAGAACCACCTGGCGCTCAAGGACGAGCTCAAGCGCCAGGGCCACGTGTTCGCCTCGGAGACGGACTCCGAGGTCTTCGCCCACCTCATCTCGGACCAGCTCAAGACGGGCAAGGATCTGCCCGCGGCGGTGCGCGCGGCCATCGCCCGCGTGAAGGGCACCTACGCCCTCGCCGTCGTCACGGAGAGCGACCCCACCCGCATCGTGTGCACCAAGGAGTCCTCGCCCATGGTGCTGGGGCTCGGCGAGGGGCAGAACTTCGTGGCCAGTGACGTGCCGGCGCTGCTCGAGCACACGCGCGACTTCATCTACATGGAGGAGGGGGACCTGGCGATCCTCACCGCCGGGGGCGTGGACATCTACAACCGCGCCGACCAGAAGGTGAACCGCGCCACGCGCCGCATCGACTGGACGCCGATGATGGCGGAGAAGGGCGGCCACAAGCACTTCATGCACAAGGAGATCCACGAGCAGCCTCGCGCCGTGGCGGACACGCTGCGCGGCCGCATGCTCCTGTCCGAGGGCGACGTGCACTTCGAGGGCTGGAGCTTGAGCCCGGAGAGGATCAACGCGCTCACGAAGATCACCATCCTCGCGTGTGGCACCTCGTGGCACTCGGGCATCGCGGGCAAGGCGATGATCGAGTCCCTGGCGCGCATCCCGGTGGAAGTGGAGCTCGCGAGCGAGTTCCGCTACCGCGACCCCATCGTGGAGTCCACGCACCTGGCCATCGCCATCAGCCAGTCGGGTGAGACGGCGGACACGCTGGCGGCCTTCAAGGAGGCCAAGGCGCGGGGTGCCTCGACGCTCGCGCTGTGCAACGTCATCGGCAGCGCCATGACGCGCGAGGCGGAAGTCACCGTGCTCACCAACGCGGGCCCGGAGATCGGCGTCGCCTCCACCAAGGCG from Melittangium boletus DSM 14713 includes the following:
- the glmS gene encoding glutamine--fructose-6-phosphate transaminase (isomerizing) yields the protein MCGIVGYVGDKQSAPILVSGLKKLEYRGYDSAGVAVINRNVLNVVRATGKLKNLESRVQTDSPQGTVGIGHTRWATHGRPSDENAHPHTYGGVAVVHNGIIENHLALKDELKRQGHVFASETDSEVFAHLISDQLKTGKDLPAAVRAAIARVKGTYALAVVTESDPTRIVCTKESSPMVLGLGEGQNFVASDVPALLEHTRDFIYMEEGDLAILTAGGVDIYNRADQKVNRATRRIDWTPMMAEKGGHKHFMHKEIHEQPRAVADTLRGRMLLSEGDVHFEGWSLSPERINALTKITILACGTSWHSGIAGKAMIESLARIPVEVELASEFRYRDPIVESTHLAIAISQSGETADTLAAFKEAKARGASTLALCNVIGSAMTREAEVTVLTNAGPEIGVASTKAFTTQLVGLYLLAVKLGRARGTLSVKAAQEHLTSITEIPKMIEDVLKCEASVKRVARDFMGAQDFLFLGRGPMHPVALEGALKLKEISYIHAEGYAGGEMKHGPIALIDEKMPVVVIAPKQPHVAYEKIIGNIEEVRARGGKVIAIIDEDDTHVATIADHVIRIPAATALLAPVVATIPLQLLAYHVADLRGNDVDQPRNLAKSVTVE
- the glmU gene encoding bifunctional UDP-N-acetylglucosamine diphosphorylase/glucosamine-1-phosphate N-acetyltransferase GlmU, which translates into the protein MTTPLAAVVLCAGKGTRMRSEKAKVLHPILGKPLCFYPLMRALELGASPVVPVVGHQAAEVERSVRALFPAGPLRFALQKEQRGTADAVRSAEEALKDFYGRVLILYGDVPLVRRETLAALVDAHERGGGVLSLVSTRLEDPTGYGRVIREGGKVVRIVEHKDCTPEQRQVRDCNAGIYLVDSSFLWKALANIRSTNAQGEFYLTDLVEMAAAQGPVPSIDADFNETAGVNDRVELSARARDLQTRINIHHMRNGVSLADPATTYIEEGVTIGPDTEVGPSVSLTGATVVGRNVTIAQGCVLHASSVADGTTLKPYTVLEEAKVGERCILGPFSRLRPGTDLAEEVHLGNFVETKKARIGKGSKANHLAYLGDAKIGSGVNVGAGTITCNYDGVNKHLTELGDKVFIGSDTQLVAPVKVGDGAYVGAGTTVTKDVPSGSLAVSRTPQVNLEGWVERKQARMAKSAEAGPVKSDKVSAG